A single Polyodon spathula isolate WHYD16114869_AA chromosome 6, ASM1765450v1, whole genome shotgun sequence DNA region contains:
- the LOC121317092 gene encoding myosin regulatory light chain 2, skeletal muscle isoform-like, with amino-acid sequence MAPKVAKRRAGGSTNVTSIFDQTQIQEFKEAFTVIDQNRDGFISKDDLKDTFAVMGCINVKNEELEAMLKESSGPINFTSFLTMFGEKLKGAHPEDVITSAFKVLDPEGTGTIKKEMLEELLLTQCDRFSSEEIKNLWTAFPPDVTGNVDYKNISYTITHGEDKNE; translated from the coding sequence ATGGCACCCAAGGTAGCAAAGAGAAGGGCTGGCGGTTCCACCAATGTCACCTCCATATTCGACCAGACCCAGATCCAGGAGTTCAAGGAAGCTTTCACCGTCATTGACCAGAACCGCGATGGCTTCATCAGCAAAGACGACCTGAAGGACACCTTTGCCGTCATGGGCTGCATTAACGTGAAAAATGAAGAACTGGAAGCCATGCTGAAGGAGTCCAGTGGTCCAATCAACTTCACCTCCTTCCTGACCATGTTTGGAGAGAAGTTGAAGGGGGCTCACCCGGAAGACGTCATCACATCCGCCTTCAAGGTTCTGGATCCAGAGGGTACGGGCACCATCAAAAAGGAAATGCTTGAGGAGCTGCTGCTAACCCAGTGTGACAGGTTCTCCAGTGAGGAGATCAAGAACCTGTGGACTGCCTTCCCCCCTGATGTGACCGGCAACGTGGACTACAAGAACATCAGCTACACTATTACCCACGGAGAGGACAAGAACGAATAA
- the LOC121317090 gene encoding tatD DNase domain containing 3-like isoform X2 gives MRGFIDCHCHISAKEFDKDIEDVIGKAKEAGLLALVAVAEHCGEFERIIELSNRFPGFVLPCLGVHPVQGIPPQEQRGVTMRDLDAAVPLIENYKDQLLAIGEVGLDFSPRFASTDTQREEQRLVLIRQVEIAKRLDLPLNVHSRSAGRPTINLLKEQEVEKVLLHAFDGKPSVALEGVKAGYFFSIPPSIVRSGQQKLVKQLPLEFMCLETDSPALGPEKQVRNEPRNILVSAEYIANVKGVSVEKVMEVTTQNALKLFPKLQKFLRV, from the exons ATGCGAGGTTTTATCGACTGCCACTGTCACATCTCAGCAAAAGAATTTGACAAA GATATTGAAGATGTTATAGGAAAAGCGAAAGAG GCTGGGCTGTTAGCATTGGTTGCGGTAGCTGAGCACTGTGGAGAATTTGAACGAATAATCGAATTGTCAAACAG ATTCCCAGGTTTTGTATTGCCCTGTCTTGGGGTCCACCCGGTGCAGGGCATCCCACCACAAGAGCAGCGTGGGGTCACTATGCGG GATTTAGATGCTGCAGTGCCACTGATAGAGAACTATAAAGACCAACTCCTGGCTATTGGAGAG GTCGGACTAGACTTCTCTCCTCGGTTTGCCAGCACAGATACACAAAGAGAAGAACAGCGGCTGGTCTTAATTCGCCAGGTTGAAATCGCAAAAAGGCTTGACTTGCCTCT AAATGTGCATTCAAGGTCTGCTGGAAGACCCACTATTAATCTCTTAAAGGAGCAAg AAGTTGAGAAGGTTCTGCTTCATGCCTTCGATGGCAAGCCATCGGTAGCCTTGGAGGGTGTGAAGGCTGGCTATTTCTTTTCAATCCCCCCCTCTATTGTAAGGAGTGGACAG CAAAAGCTAGTGAAACAACTGCCTTTGGAGTTCATGTGCCTGGAAACAGACTCTCCCGCATTGGGACCAGAAAAGCAG GTGAGAAATGAACCAAGGAATATTTTGGTCTCTGCTGAATACATTGCAAATGTGAAAGGGGTCTCGGTGGAGAAAGTTATGGAAGTGACAACACAGAATGCACTGAAGCTCTTTCCAAAACTGCAGAAGTTTCTTCGGGTGTGA
- the LOC121317089 gene encoding kinetochore-associated protein NSL1 homolog, whose product MALIPETGDPSPIEINCDLGSDLKDGDIITTVPGDGGVSEERDHKLHCYSKRSVAELLEKYRGLLKGGQDRKAQFSRDHLLQELQLHFDAAVQENITINGETWEGASEEQPTNDADNKSLDDLLDEHILETVLRRKHYPKKILPYVVRRLKAEREMMGLYQQVVTPHKITSDPEQDVIMTNVLASAPGMAKQASTVMKSLQALLQRAEGLSQVMKMEPDIKLPKALQAVFEHEKTEDKCNSPLEVTPTESGTKKSLKITCPLKRKSVETEMRAMYPQRSKRQISLNGS is encoded by the exons atggCGCTAATTCCAGAAACTGGCGATCCCAGTCCAATAGAAATAAACTGTGATTTGGGGTCGGATTTGAAGGACGGGGATATTATTACAACGGTTCCCGGCGACGGTGGGGTATCAGAGGAGCGGGATCACAAGCTCCATTGTTACTCGAAGCGCTCGGTTGCAGAGCTCCTTGAAAAGTACCGAGGGCTGCTGAAGGGAGGGCAAGACCGAAAAGCTCAGTTTTCCAGGGATCATTTACTTCAGGAACTACAGCTG cacTTTGATGCTGCTGTTCAAGAGAATATTACCATCAATGGTGAAACTTGGGAGGGTGCTTCAGAAGAGCAGCCCACAAATg ATGCTGATAACAAGTCTCTTGATGACTTGTTGGACGAACATATTTTGGAGACTGTTCTCAGACGCAAACACTATCCAAAAAAAATCCTCCCATATGTAGTGAGGAGGTTGAAAGCTGAACGGGAAATGATG ggATTGTACCAGCAAGTAGTTACACCACACAAAATAACAAGCGATCCAGAACAAG atgtcATAATGACAAATGTGTTGGCTTCTGCGCCTGGAATGGCCAAGCAGGCCAGCACAGTCATGAAG TCCTTGCAAGCTTTGCTTCAGAGAGCGGAAGGGTTGTCCCAAGTTATGAAAATGGAGCCTGATATCAAGCTCCCCAAGGCACTCCAAGCAGTTTTCGAACATGAGAAAACAGAGGACAAATGTAATAGTCCGCTGGAGGTGACTCCCACAGAGAGTGGCACAAAGAAGTCTCTAAAGATTACATGCCcgttgaaaagaaaatctgtggaGACAGAGATGCGGGCAATGTACCCTCAGAGATCAAAGAGACAAATCAGTCTTAACGGAAGCTAA
- the LOC121317090 gene encoding tatD DNase domain containing 3-like isoform X1, which produces MRGFIDCHCHISAKEFDKDIEDVIGKAKEAGLLALVAVAEHCGEFERIIELSNRFPGFVLPCLGVHPVQGIPPQEQRGVTMRDLDAAVPLIENYKDQLLAIGEVGLDFSPRFASTDTQREEQRLVLIRQVEIAKRLDLPLNVHSRSAGRPTINLLKEQEVEKVLLHAFDGKPSVALEGVKAGYFFSIPPSIVRSGQKQKLVKQLPLEFMCLETDSPALGPEKQVRNEPRNILVSAEYIANVKGVSVEKVMEVTTQNALKLFPKLQKFLRV; this is translated from the exons ATGCGAGGTTTTATCGACTGCCACTGTCACATCTCAGCAAAAGAATTTGACAAA GATATTGAAGATGTTATAGGAAAAGCGAAAGAG GCTGGGCTGTTAGCATTGGTTGCGGTAGCTGAGCACTGTGGAGAATTTGAACGAATAATCGAATTGTCAAACAG ATTCCCAGGTTTTGTATTGCCCTGTCTTGGGGTCCACCCGGTGCAGGGCATCCCACCACAAGAGCAGCGTGGGGTCACTATGCGG GATTTAGATGCTGCAGTGCCACTGATAGAGAACTATAAAGACCAACTCCTGGCTATTGGAGAG GTCGGACTAGACTTCTCTCCTCGGTTTGCCAGCACAGATACACAAAGAGAAGAACAGCGGCTGGTCTTAATTCGCCAGGTTGAAATCGCAAAAAGGCTTGACTTGCCTCT AAATGTGCATTCAAGGTCTGCTGGAAGACCCACTATTAATCTCTTAAAGGAGCAAg AAGTTGAGAAGGTTCTGCTTCATGCCTTCGATGGCAAGCCATCGGTAGCCTTGGAGGGTGTGAAGGCTGGCTATTTCTTTTCAATCCCCCCCTCTATTGTAAGGAGTGGACAG AAGCAAAAGCTAGTGAAACAACTGCCTTTGGAGTTCATGTGCCTGGAAACAGACTCTCCCGCATTGGGACCAGAAAAGCAG GTGAGAAATGAACCAAGGAATATTTTGGTCTCTGCTGAATACATTGCAAATGTGAAAGGGGTCTCGGTGGAGAAAGTTATGGAAGTGACAACACAGAATGCACTGAAGCTCTTTCCAAAACTGCAGAAGTTTCTTCGGGTGTGA
- the LOC121317091 gene encoding putative deoxyribonuclease tatdn3 produces the protein MAAGFIDCHCHISVEEFAEDVGDVIKRAKEAGVKALVSVTEHVDEFEKVIQLHKRYPDFVVPCFGIHPVQGCAPQLQQHSVTMQDLEPALPFFQKYKNEIAAVGEIGLDFTPWYAPHSEQRDEQQKVFRSQLDIAKQLGLPVNVHSRSAGRQTITALKEQGIQHALLHNFAGKPSVALEGVQAGYFFSFPPAISRNEQRVLLVKQIPLEHICLETDSPALGLDKEVRNEPKNITISCEYIAKVKGVTPERVAEITTQNALKLFPRIHRTVKL, from the exons ATGGCTGCAGGATTCATCGACTGCCACTGTCATATTTCAGTGGAGGAGTTTGCCGAG GATGTAGGAGATGTCATTAAAAGAGCTAAAGAG gCAGGAGTGAAGGCACTTGTTTCAGTTACAGAACATGTTGATGAATTTGAAAAAGTAATCCAGTTGCACAAAAG GTATCCAGATTTTGTGGTGCCATGCTTTGGGATTCACCCTGTTCAAGGCTGTGCTCCCCAACTGCAGCAGCACAGTGTAACAATGCAG GATCTGGAACCTGCCCTGCCTTTCTTTCAGaagtacaaaaatgaaatagctgCAGTTGGTGAg ATTGGCCTTGACTTTACACCTTGGTATGCACCTCATTCTGAACAGCGTGATGAACAACAGAAAGTTTTCAGATCACAACTGGATATTGCCAAGCAGCTTGGTTTGCCagt aaATGTGCACTCCCGTTCAGCAGGAAGACAGACCATTACCGCTCTTAAAGAGCAAG GAATTCAGCATGCCTTGTTACATAACTTTGCTGGGAAGCCTTCGGTTGCTTTGGAGGGAGTACAGGCTGGCTATTTCTTCTCCTTCCCTCCTGCCATCTCTAGAAATGAGCAG CGTGTTCTACTGGTTAAACAAATTCCACTGGAACACATTTGCCTAGAAACAGATTCACCAGCTCTTGGACTAGACAAAGAG GTACGAAATGAACCAAAGAACATCACCATTTCTTGTGAGTACATTGCTAAAGTGAAAGGTGTTACACCAGAGAGAGTTGCTGAAATTACAACTCAGAACGCTTTAAAACTGTTTCCTAGAATTCACAGAACTGTGAAATTGTGA